One Prevotella intermedia ATCC 25611 = DSM 20706 DNA window includes the following coding sequences:
- a CDS encoding BspA family leucine-rich repeat surface protein — MKPKLLFSLFAIAIMLMAALPTQAQKNEAYVVVSDDGATLTFYYDAQKSSRTGTVYGIKETRYQGRCPAWAGVPEANNTWTTTVVFDTSFKNYRPTTTRCWFGDCRALKNITGWENLNTSEVTDMTEMFFACTSLTSLDLSNFNTANVTNMSMMFMHCIALTSLDLSSFNTKNVTNMRHMFFNCKALSSLNLSSFNTKNVRNMSSMFSVCANMTSINVSNFNTENVTDMEEMFMSCTKLTSLNLSNFNTAKVTRMGNMFRACSNLTALDLSSFNTANTINMGEMFNECQNLTSLNLSSFNTTNVTSMANMFRGCSSLKSLDLSNFNTAKVGFMDNMFDGCISLTTLNISSFNTKEVIHMRSMFRNCKKLTSLDLTNFNTKGTVSFSEMFSHCESLTTIYCNDAWNCSTAKDMFSFCEKLKGAVAYDKNKTDGSMANPDTGYFTRKTPSGISAGMSSNNATVRTIYSVNGKKQKELQRGVNIVRMSDGTIRKVIK; from the coding sequence ATGAAACCAAAACTACTTTTCTCATTGTTTGCCATAGCAATAATGCTGATGGCAGCACTACCGACGCAGGCACAAAAGAACGAAGCGTATGTCGTAGTAAGCGACGACGGCGCAACGCTCACGTTCTATTACGACGCACAGAAATCGAGCCGAACGGGTACGGTGTATGGTATTAAGGAAACCCGATACCAAGGCAGATGCCCGGCTTGGGCAGGAGTTCCCGAAGCTAATAATACATGGACTACTACGGTCGTGTTCGATACATCGTTCAAAAACTACCGCCCGACAACCACACGTTGTTGGTTTGGCGATTGCAGAGCCTTGAAGAATATCACGGGTTGGGAAAATCTCAACACGTCTGAAGTAACCGATATGACGGAAATGTTCTTTGCTTGCACTTCCTTAACCTCGCTCGACCTATCGAACTTCAACACGGCAAACGTTACCAACATGAGCATGATGTTCATGCACTGCATTGCTCTGACCTCGCTCGACCTATCGAGTTTCAACACAAAGAACGTAACCAACATGAGGCACATGTTCTTCAACTGCAAAGCACTGTCTTCGCTCAATCTTTCAAGTTTTAACACGAAGAACGTAAGAAATATGAGCAGTATGTTCTCTGTCTGCGCCAATATGACCTCGATTAATGTCTCGAACTTCAACACCGAGAACGTAACCGATATGGAAGAGATGTTCATGAGTTGCACCAAACTGACATCGCTCAATCTTTCAAACTTCAATACAGCAAAAGTTACCCGTATGGGCAATATGTTCAGGGCTTGCTCAAACCTAACCGCACTTGACCTTTCGAGCTTCAATACGGCAAATACAATAAACATGGGAGAGATGTTCAATGAATGTCAAAACCTGACTTCGCTCAACCTATCAAGCTTTAACACAACTAACGTAACCAGTATGGCAAATATGTTTCGTGGTTGCAGCAGTCTGAAATCGCTTGACTTATCAAACTTCAACACGGCTAAAGTTGGTTTTATGGATAATATGTTCGACGGATGCATCAGTCTGACCACCCTCAACATTTCGAGTTTCAATACAAAGGAAGTAATCCATATGAGGAGTATGTTTCGGAACTGCAAGAAACTGACTTCGCTCGACCTGACAAATTTCAACACGAAAGGTACAGTGTCGTTCAGCGAAATGTTCAGCCATTGCGAGTCTCTGACCACCATTTACTGCAATGATGCATGGAATTGCAGCACTGCAAAGGATATGTTCAGCTTCTGCGAGAAACTCAAAGGTGCAGTGGCATACGACAAGAACAAAACCGATGGGTCGATGGCAAACCCCGATACGGGATATTTCACAAGAAAAACACCATCGGGAATTTCGGCAGGCATGTCATCGAACAACGCTACCGTAAGAACTATTTACTCTGTCAATGGCAAGAAACAGAAGGAATTGCAGCGTGGAGTAAATATCGTTCGTATGAGCGACGGCACAATACGCAAGGTTATAAAATAG
- a CDS encoding S-ribosylhomocysteine lyase — translation MDKIPSFTIDHDRLLRGIYVSRQDCVGNEVVTTFDIRMKEPNREPALHIGALHTIEHLAATYLRNDAEWKERVVYWGPMGCLTGNYLILKGDLKSAEIVDLMRRTFEFVASFEGEIPGAAPKDCGNYLLHDLPMARWESRKFVDEVLNKITEDNLIYPFREE, via the coding sequence ATGGACAAGATACCTTCTTTCACCATCGACCACGACCGTTTGCTGCGTGGTATCTACGTCAGCCGACAGGATTGTGTAGGCAACGAAGTAGTAACAACCTTCGACATTCGTATGAAAGAGCCCAACCGAGAACCTGCATTGCACATCGGTGCGCTCCATACCATAGAACATTTGGCGGCAACCTACCTGCGAAACGATGCCGAATGGAAAGAACGTGTGGTTTATTGGGGACCTATGGGCTGCCTGACGGGCAACTACTTGATACTGAAAGGCGACCTGAAGTCGGCAGAGATAGTAGACCTTATGCGTCGTACTTTCGAGTTTGTCGCTTCGTTCGAGGGCGAAATACCAGGCGCAGCACCTAAGGATTGCGGCAACTATCTGCTTCACGACCTGCCGATGGCGCGCTGGGAAAGTCGCAAATTCGTAGACGAGGTATTGAATAAGATTACCGAAGACAACCTTATATATCCGTTCCGCGAAGAATAA